One region of Scophthalmus maximus strain ysfricsl-2021 chromosome 15, ASM2237912v1, whole genome shotgun sequence genomic DNA includes:
- the asmt2 gene encoding acetylserotonin O-methyltransferase 2: protein MAEHLSQSELDYPFKLLEYFNGFRVSKVIFSACELGVFDLLLRSQEPVSARHVARELSTSVDGMERLLDALVGIAILEVETNDGTAVYSSTDVANLYLAKDSAKSLHDMIIYQSQTIYPLWNNMVEAVREGKNQNEKTFGLPTEDIFQAIYRSEEEMLKFMGLMNSSWILDGHDITTAFDLSCFQTIVDLGGCTGALAREMAMEYPSSTVTVFDLPQVVELAHRHFSQENDAVVFQTGDFFSGEIPAADLYVLARIIHDWPEEKCLTLLKKIYDTCRPGGGVLLVEAMLFENRRGPVMAQIFSLNMLVQAEGRERPPSEYTHLLRTTGFQNVQVCRTGKYYDAILATRSEGE, encoded by the exons ATGGCAGAGCATCTGTCCCAGAGTGAGCTCGACTACCCGTTCAAACTGCTCGAGTACTTCAACGGCTTCAGGGTctcaaag GTGATATTTTCGGCCTGTGAGCTGGGAGTGTTCGACCTCCTGCTGAGGTCCCAGGAGCCCGTGAGCGCCCGGCATGTGGCCCGGGAGCTGAGCACCAGTGTGGACGGGATGGAGCGGCTACTGGACGCCCTGGTGGGCATCGCGATTCTGGAGGTGGAGACCAACGATGGGACAG CTGTTTACAGCAGCACCGACGTGGCGAACCTTTACCTGGCCAAGGACAGCGCCAAGTCTCTTCACGACATGATCATCTACCAATCCCAGACCATCTACCCCCTGTGGAACAACATGGTGGAGGCTGTCAG GGAGGGGAAGAACCAGAATGAGAAGACCTTCGGCCTTCCGACGGAGGACATTTTCCAAGCTATTTACAG atcagaggaggagatgCTGAAGTTCATGGGTCTGATGAACTCCTCGTGGATTCTGGATGGACACGACATCACAACGGCGTTCGACCTCTCCTGCTTTCAGACAATCGTAGATCTTGGGG GTTGCACCGGGGCTCTGGCTCGGGAAATGGCGATGGAGTATCCCTCCTCCACCGTCACGGTGTTCGACCTCCCGCAGGTCGTAGAGCTGGCTCACAGACATTTCTCCCAGGAGAACGATGCCGTCGTTTTTCAGACCG GTGATTTCTTCAGCGGTGAAATCCCTGCTGCCGACTTGTATGTTCTGGCCAGAATCATTCACGACTGGCCCGAGGAGAAGTGCCTGACTCTGCTGAAGAAAATCTACGACACCTGCAGACCAG GCGGCGGCGTCCTGCTGGTGGAGGCCATGTTGTTCGAGAACAGGCGAGGCCCCGTCATGGCTCAGATCTTCTCCCTCAACATGCTGGTGCAGGCGGAGGGGCGCGAGCGTCCGCCGTCCGAGTACACCCACCTCCTCAGGACCACGGGCTTCCAGAACGTCCAGGTGTGTCGCACCGGGAAGTACTACGACGCCATCCTGGCCACCAGGAGTGAGGGGGAGTAA